GATACACGACAGAAGGAATTGTTCTATTTCTAAACTTCACCTTCAACAAGCGTAGGTTTATTTCTATCATATGGAATAAGAATATTTGTTCTTTCTATCCCGAAGCGTGTGCTTTCCTCATAAGACTAGGAGCGGTAAAAGGAAACTAAATAATAAAGAAAATCAAATCACACCATCTCTGTAATAAGTAAATGCCTCTTTTTCTCCTGAAGTTGTCGGAATTATTTGTAATAAGATATTGGCCACAACTGAAAAGGTCTTATCAATAAAATTCCCATTTCTAGACATAGGTATCAATCCATTCTAAAATTCTTTTCATTACCCCTTGTGGGAAAACGATTACACAAACAAAGAATTTGTACAGTACGAAATAACATAAAAACAGATTCTTTTCCAAACAAAAAATGTAAATAAAGATACAAATTTTTGACTACTTATACTTCT
This region of Spinacia oleracea plastid, complete genome genomic DNA includes:
- a CDS encoding hypothetical protein (ORF27; similar to ORF74A in tobacco) encodes the protein MLFRTVQILCLCNRFPTRGNEKNFRMD